From one Deinococcus detaillensis genomic stretch:
- a CDS encoding proline racemase family protein produces MSPAPSTVSTVTHRIRFVDSHSAGEPTRVVLDGFPELPGETLAQQREALRGDFDRWRTLVNLEPRGNEVLVSALLLPPKSLDCVTGVIYFNNAGPLGMCGHGTMGVVTTLAYLGRIGPGDHRIDTPVGVVTATLHDDGRVSVANVPAYRHLKDVTVTVEGLGEVRGDVAWGGNWFYLVDVGQRTLNLGDIPALNDETLRIRQALSEAGITGKDGAEIDHIELFSHAGGINRNFVMCPGGAYDRSPCGTGTSAKLACLAADGTLEPGQVWRQESVIGSVFEGQYSLRDGQVLPVITGRAFITMQGELIVQPGDPFAWGIRPEEG; encoded by the coding sequence ATGTCACCCGCCCCCTCAACTGTTTCTACGGTCACGCACCGCATCCGCTTCGTGGATTCCCATTCGGCGGGCGAGCCGACGCGTGTGGTGCTGGACGGCTTTCCGGAATTACCAGGCGAAACCCTGGCACAGCAGCGCGAGGCATTAAGGGGCGACTTTGACCGCTGGCGTACCCTGGTCAATCTGGAGCCGCGCGGCAACGAGGTGCTGGTCAGTGCCTTGTTGCTGCCTCCCAAGTCGCTGGACTGCGTCACAGGCGTTATTTATTTCAACAATGCTGGGCCGCTGGGCATGTGTGGTCACGGCACGATGGGCGTGGTGACGACGCTGGCCTACCTGGGGCGTATCGGCCCTGGCGATCACCGTATCGACACTCCGGTGGGTGTGGTCACGGCAACGTTGCACGACGATGGCCGCGTCAGCGTGGCGAACGTGCCCGCTTATCGCCACCTCAAAGATGTCACTGTCACCGTGGAAGGTCTGGGCGAGGTGCGAGGCGACGTGGCCTGGGGCGGCAACTGGTTCTATCTGGTGGATGTGGGCCAGCGGACGCTGAACCTTGGTGATATTCCGGCCTTGAACGACGAGACCCTGCGAATTCGTCAGGCGTTGAGTGAAGCTGGGATCACCGGAAAGGACGGCGCGGAGATTGACCACATCGAACTCTTCAGCCACGCCGGGGGGATTAACCGCAACTTCGTGATGTGTCCTGGCGGCGCTTATGACCGCAGTCCCTGTGGCACGGGCACCAGCGCCAAGCTGGCCTGTCTGGCGGCAGACGGTACTCTGGAACCCGGTCAGGTCTGGCGGCAGGAAAGCGTGATCGGCAGCGTGTTCGAGGGCCAGTATTCGCTCCGGGACGGTCAGGTGCTTCCCGTGATCACTGGACGGGCGTTTATCACCATGCAGGGCGAACTGATCGTGCAGCCGGGCGACCCCTTCGCCTGGGGCATCCGGCCAGAGGAGGGGTGA
- a CDS encoding AraC family transcriptional regulator yields the protein MPVLPPLLPGAKRIRFLPEAIRRLGLDALLDVLDYLPDTVAFVKDAQGRYLYANRTLLERLNRPASAVLGLQASEVFPTSLGAAYTQQDTAVLTGRTLTEHLELHLYPGGKAGWCLTTKRMLGEPRAPVGLLGLSRDLHLPRSHASALGLAAATARIEAEYAAPPSVPEMARSAGLSVTTFERQIRRVYGLTPTQLLTRTRIQAATALLSQTSLSVAQIAVECGYFDHSAFARAFKGAVGLTPSGFRGFAQGNAAEAKR from the coding sequence ATGCCCGTACTCCCGCCGCTTCTCCCCGGCGCAAAACGAATTCGATTCCTGCCAGAGGCAATCCGGCGGCTGGGTCTGGACGCACTACTCGACGTACTGGACTATCTCCCAGACACCGTGGCCTTCGTGAAAGATGCACAGGGACGCTACCTGTACGCCAACCGCACCCTGCTGGAGCGGCTGAACCGCCCCGCCTCTGCCGTGCTGGGCTTGCAGGCCAGCGAGGTCTTTCCAACGTCGCTGGGGGCGGCGTATACCCAGCAGGACACCGCCGTTCTGACGGGCCGCACCCTGACCGAACATCTGGAACTGCACCTGTATCCGGGGGGCAAAGCGGGCTGGTGCCTGACCACCAAACGCATGCTGGGTGAACCCCGCGCCCCGGTGGGCCTGCTGGGACTGTCGCGCGACCTTCACCTGCCGCGCTCTCACGCCTCGGCTCTGGGGCTGGCCGCCGCCACTGCCCGGATAGAGGCCGAGTACGCCGCGCCGCCCAGCGTGCCGGAAATGGCCCGAAGCGCCGGTCTGAGCGTGACCACTTTCGAGCGCCAGATCCGGCGCGTATACGGCCTGACGCCCACGCAACTGCTGACCCGCACCCGCATTCAGGCCGCCACAGCGCTGCTCTCCCAGACCAGTCTGTCGGTGGCGCAGATCGCCGTCGAGTGCGGCTACTTTGACCACAGCGCCTTCGCCCGCGCGTTCAAGGGTGCGGTAGGACTGACACCCAGCGGATTTCGTGGCTTCGCTCAGGGAAATGCAGCTGAGGCAAAGCGGTAA